A part of Rhodamnia argentea isolate NSW1041297 chromosome 8, ASM2092103v1, whole genome shotgun sequence genomic DNA contains:
- the LOC115756503 gene encoding sister chromatid cohesion 1 protein 3 isoform X2, with protein sequence MFYSQTFLGRKGPLGTVWCAAHLQHRLKKSHYTSTDIPKTVEYIMFPEVPIALRMSGHLLLGVVRIYSKKVDYLFQECNIILTGLSKVFAPVELNLPEDTRQAPVQSITLPNTFELDAIDLDGTYEEGIQDYHLRSHEEITLIEQIPTGRDPYIVVSFDEDIQQSSQHALVPNSVVSLMEEDSTHSEGPTHSHPDVPRESFQDSPPRSRGKIDREVSMPDLPEIEVMRDAVHDVGFENFPPMTDLVHDRNSPTSSEQIMMEKGTVTPLVPDALASGGSPLPYQQPSETAAPADLQNAAVFPDEPVLFEHASPELAIRSSPPVQQPPARKRKRKQLFDECVVLKNSFMKRALDDPSNIQRKRRNTPCSAFGLWKSNKRLRKECSFQEPLFDGMCPDLQNVFKKDYVSINSHLFGQDDVIPEPVDLETPGPTTEVLPGLRISRSPDNATAFDMEIEHLRHDKDQTGLNFLDFVSLPIRGIDSSLGRDTFTPISVSLGSAPELPEGSTVGTGILPTPDAAMSTGPFSSDMETPMTFIEENQVEENTRLSEIPEMTAAEELYFLEAEDTSLAGSCRSQEIDPLSLRTRAVAQFLQRRSPTAPGQEEESGVSLTNILEGKNRRLCARMFFETLVLKSYGLIDVQQDEAYGDISLKLTPTLSKGPI encoded by the exons ATGTTTTACTCGCAGACATTTCTGGGTCGGAAAGGTCCACTCGGCACTGTCTGGTGCGCCGCTCACTTGCAACATCGCCTCAAGAAATCTCATTATACCTCCACCGATATCCCTAAGACCGTTG AATATATCATGTTTCCCGAAGTGCCTATTGCTTTGAGGATGTCTGGCCATCTTCTGTTGGGCGTTGTTCGGATATATTCCAAAAAAGTGGATTACCTTTTCCAAGAGTGCAATATTATACTCACTGGATTGAGCAAAGTTTTTGCTCCAGTAGAGCTTAATTTGCCAGAGGATACAAGACAGGCACCAGTACAATCTATCACTTTGCCCAACACATTTGAACTTGATGCCATAGATTTGGACGGCACATACGAAGAGGG GATCCAGGATTATCATCTACGGAGCCACGAGGAGATTACTTTGATAG AGCAAATCCCAACCGGAAGAGATCCTTATATTGTTGTATCTTTTGATGAG GATATTCAGCAATCGTCCCAACATGCACTGGTACCTAATTCCGTGGTTAGTTTAATGGAGGAAGA TAGTACGCATTCTGAAGGTCCTACTCATAGTCACCCAGATGTACCTAGGGAGAGCTTCCAGGATTCTCCTCCTAGATCAAGGGGAAAGATAGATCGTGAAGTTTCTATGCCAGATTTGCCAGAAATAGAAGTTATGCGTGATGCAGTTCATGATGTTGGCTTTGAGAACTTTCCACCCATGACAGATCTTGTACATGATAGAAACTCTCCGACTAGTTCTGAGCAAATCATGATGGAGAAGGGAACTGTCACCCCTCTTGTGCCGGATGCCTTGGCTTCTGGAGGGTCACCACTACCTTATCAACAGCCTTCAGAAACAGCTGCTCCAGCAGATCTGCAGAATGCTGCCGTGTTTCCAGATGAGCCTGTTTTGTTTG AGCATGCATCACCTGAATTGGCGATCCGATCAAGCCCACCTGTCCAGCAGCCACCAgcaaggaaaaggaagagaaagcaaTTATTTGACGAATGTGTAGTGTTGAAAAATAG CTTTATGAAGAGGGCTCTTGACGATCCCAGTAATATACAACGCAAAAGGAGGAATACTCCTTGCTCTGCTTTTGGTTTATGGAAGTCAAATAAACGCCTCAGGAAGGAGTGCAGTTTTCAGGAACCCCTCTTCGATG GCATGTGCCCTGATCTTCAGAATGTATTTAAGAAGGATTACGTATCAATAAACTCACATCTTTTTGGCCAAGATGATGTTATTCCAGAGCCTGTGGATTTAGAGACACCAGGTCCAACAACTGAAGTTTTGCCTGGTCTTCGGATTTCTCGATCTCCTGATAATGCTACTGCTTTTGACATGGAGATTGAACATCTTCGGCATGACAAAGACCAAACTGGCCTCAACTTCCTGGATTTTGTTTCACTTCCGATAAGAGGCATTGACTCCTCTCTCGGAAGAGATACCTTTACCCCTATATCAGTGAGTTTGGGATCGGCACCGGAGCTTCCTGAGGGAAGTACTGTTGGAACTGGAATTCTGCCAACACCTGATGCTGCCATGTCCACTGGTCCTTTTAGTTCTGACATGGAAACACCAATGACATTTATAGAGGAAAATCAAGTCGAAGAGAACACTCGCCTTTCTGAAATTCCAGAAATGACTGCTGCTGAA GAACTTTATTTTCTGGAAGCAGAGGATACTTCACTGGCGG GATCCTGCAGATCACAAGAAATTGACCCTTTGTCTCTCAGAACAAG GGCGGTCGCTCAGTTCTTACAAAGACGTTCTCCCACTGCCCCAGGACAAGAAGAAGAGTCAGGTGTTAGCCTGACCAACATTCTAGAAGGAAAGAACAGAAGACTATGCGCAAGAATGTTTTTTGAGACCCTA GTTTTGAAGAGTTATGGACTCATTGACGTGCAACAAGATGAAGCTTATGGTGATATATCACTGAAGTTGACTCCTACACTTTCAAAGGGACCAATTTAA
- the LOC115756503 gene encoding sister chromatid cohesion 1 protein 3 isoform X1, protein MFYSQTFLGRKGPLGTVWCAAHLQHRLKKSHYTSTDIPKTVEYIMFPEVPIALRMSGHLLLGVVRIYSKKVDYLFQECNIILTGLSKVFAPVELNLPEDTRQAPVQSITLPNTFELDAIDLDGTYEEGIQDYHLRSHEEITLIEQIPTGRDPYIVVSFDEDIQQSSQHALVPNSVVSLMEEDSTHSEGPTHSHPDVPRESFQDSPPRSRGKIDREVSMPDLPEIEVMRDAVHDVGFENFPPMTDLVHDRNSPTSSEQIMMEKGTVTPLVPDALASGGSPLPYQQPSETAAPADLQNAAVFPDEPVLFEHASPELAIRSSPPVQQPPARKRKRKQLFDECVVLKNSFMKRALDDPSNIQRKRRNTPCSAFGLWKSNKRLRKECSFQEPLFDGMCPDLQNVFKKDYVSINSHLFGQDDVIPEPVDLETPGPTTEVLPGLRISRSPDNATAFDMEIEHLRHDKDQTGLNFLDFVSLPIRGIDSSLGRDTFTPISVSLGSAPELPEGSTVGTGILPTPDAAMSTGPFSSDMETPMTFIEENQVEENTRLSEIPEMTAAEELYFLEAEDTSLAAGSCRSQEIDPLSLRTRAVAQFLQRRSPTAPGQEEESGVSLTNILEGKNRRLCARMFFETLVLKSYGLIDVQQDEAYGDISLKLTPTLSKGPI, encoded by the exons ATGTTTTACTCGCAGACATTTCTGGGTCGGAAAGGTCCACTCGGCACTGTCTGGTGCGCCGCTCACTTGCAACATCGCCTCAAGAAATCTCATTATACCTCCACCGATATCCCTAAGACCGTTG AATATATCATGTTTCCCGAAGTGCCTATTGCTTTGAGGATGTCTGGCCATCTTCTGTTGGGCGTTGTTCGGATATATTCCAAAAAAGTGGATTACCTTTTCCAAGAGTGCAATATTATACTCACTGGATTGAGCAAAGTTTTTGCTCCAGTAGAGCTTAATTTGCCAGAGGATACAAGACAGGCACCAGTACAATCTATCACTTTGCCCAACACATTTGAACTTGATGCCATAGATTTGGACGGCACATACGAAGAGGG GATCCAGGATTATCATCTACGGAGCCACGAGGAGATTACTTTGATAG AGCAAATCCCAACCGGAAGAGATCCTTATATTGTTGTATCTTTTGATGAG GATATTCAGCAATCGTCCCAACATGCACTGGTACCTAATTCCGTGGTTAGTTTAATGGAGGAAGA TAGTACGCATTCTGAAGGTCCTACTCATAGTCACCCAGATGTACCTAGGGAGAGCTTCCAGGATTCTCCTCCTAGATCAAGGGGAAAGATAGATCGTGAAGTTTCTATGCCAGATTTGCCAGAAATAGAAGTTATGCGTGATGCAGTTCATGATGTTGGCTTTGAGAACTTTCCACCCATGACAGATCTTGTACATGATAGAAACTCTCCGACTAGTTCTGAGCAAATCATGATGGAGAAGGGAACTGTCACCCCTCTTGTGCCGGATGCCTTGGCTTCTGGAGGGTCACCACTACCTTATCAACAGCCTTCAGAAACAGCTGCTCCAGCAGATCTGCAGAATGCTGCCGTGTTTCCAGATGAGCCTGTTTTGTTTG AGCATGCATCACCTGAATTGGCGATCCGATCAAGCCCACCTGTCCAGCAGCCACCAgcaaggaaaaggaagagaaagcaaTTATTTGACGAATGTGTAGTGTTGAAAAATAG CTTTATGAAGAGGGCTCTTGACGATCCCAGTAATATACAACGCAAAAGGAGGAATACTCCTTGCTCTGCTTTTGGTTTATGGAAGTCAAATAAACGCCTCAGGAAGGAGTGCAGTTTTCAGGAACCCCTCTTCGATG GCATGTGCCCTGATCTTCAGAATGTATTTAAGAAGGATTACGTATCAATAAACTCACATCTTTTTGGCCAAGATGATGTTATTCCAGAGCCTGTGGATTTAGAGACACCAGGTCCAACAACTGAAGTTTTGCCTGGTCTTCGGATTTCTCGATCTCCTGATAATGCTACTGCTTTTGACATGGAGATTGAACATCTTCGGCATGACAAAGACCAAACTGGCCTCAACTTCCTGGATTTTGTTTCACTTCCGATAAGAGGCATTGACTCCTCTCTCGGAAGAGATACCTTTACCCCTATATCAGTGAGTTTGGGATCGGCACCGGAGCTTCCTGAGGGAAGTACTGTTGGAACTGGAATTCTGCCAACACCTGATGCTGCCATGTCCACTGGTCCTTTTAGTTCTGACATGGAAACACCAATGACATTTATAGAGGAAAATCAAGTCGAAGAGAACACTCGCCTTTCTGAAATTCCAGAAATGACTGCTGCTGAA GAACTTTATTTTCTGGAAGCAGAGGATACTTCACTGGCGG CAGGATCCTGCAGATCACAAGAAATTGACCCTTTGTCTCTCAGAACAAG GGCGGTCGCTCAGTTCTTACAAAGACGTTCTCCCACTGCCCCAGGACAAGAAGAAGAGTCAGGTGTTAGCCTGACCAACATTCTAGAAGGAAAGAACAGAAGACTATGCGCAAGAATGTTTTTTGAGACCCTA GTTTTGAAGAGTTATGGACTCATTGACGTGCAACAAGATGAAGCTTATGGTGATATATCACTGAAGTTGACTCCTACACTTTCAAAGGGACCAATTTAA
- the LOC115756503 gene encoding sister chromatid cohesion 1 protein 3 isoform X3, giving the protein MFYSQTFLGRKGPLGTVWCAAHLQHRLKKSHYTSTDIPKTVEYIMFPEVPIALRMSGHLLLGVVRIYSKKVDYLFQECNIILTGLSKVFAPVELNLPEDTRQAPVQSITLPNTFELDAIDLDGTYEEGIQDYHLRSHEEITLIEQIPTGRDPYIVVSFDEDIQQSSQHALVPNSVVSLMEEDTHSEGPTHSHPDVPRESFQDSPPRSRGKIDREVSMPDLPEIEVMRDAVHDVGFENFPPMTDLVHDRNSPTSSEQIMMEKGTVTPLVPDALASGGSPLPYQQPSETAAPADLQNAAVFPDEPVLFEHASPELAIRSSPPVQQPPARKRKRKQLFDECVVLKNSFMKRALDDPSNIQRKRRNTPCSAFGLWKSNKRLRKECSFQEPLFDGMCPDLQNVFKKDYVSINSHLFGQDDVIPEPVDLETPGPTTEVLPGLRISRSPDNATAFDMEIEHLRHDKDQTGLNFLDFVSLPIRGIDSSLGRDTFTPISVSLGSAPELPEGSTVGTGILPTPDAAMSTGPFSSDMETPMTFIEENQVEENTRLSEIPEMTAAEELYFLEAEDTSLAAGSCRSQEIDPLSLRTRAVAQFLQRRSPTAPGQEEESGVSLTNILEGKNRRLCARMFFETLVLKSYGLIDVQQDEAYGDISLKLTPTLSKGPI; this is encoded by the exons ATGTTTTACTCGCAGACATTTCTGGGTCGGAAAGGTCCACTCGGCACTGTCTGGTGCGCCGCTCACTTGCAACATCGCCTCAAGAAATCTCATTATACCTCCACCGATATCCCTAAGACCGTTG AATATATCATGTTTCCCGAAGTGCCTATTGCTTTGAGGATGTCTGGCCATCTTCTGTTGGGCGTTGTTCGGATATATTCCAAAAAAGTGGATTACCTTTTCCAAGAGTGCAATATTATACTCACTGGATTGAGCAAAGTTTTTGCTCCAGTAGAGCTTAATTTGCCAGAGGATACAAGACAGGCACCAGTACAATCTATCACTTTGCCCAACACATTTGAACTTGATGCCATAGATTTGGACGGCACATACGAAGAGGG GATCCAGGATTATCATCTACGGAGCCACGAGGAGATTACTTTGATAG AGCAAATCCCAACCGGAAGAGATCCTTATATTGTTGTATCTTTTGATGAG GATATTCAGCAATCGTCCCAACATGCACTGGTACCTAATTCCGTGGTTAGTTTAATGGAGGAAGA TACGCATTCTGAAGGTCCTACTCATAGTCACCCAGATGTACCTAGGGAGAGCTTCCAGGATTCTCCTCCTAGATCAAGGGGAAAGATAGATCGTGAAGTTTCTATGCCAGATTTGCCAGAAATAGAAGTTATGCGTGATGCAGTTCATGATGTTGGCTTTGAGAACTTTCCACCCATGACAGATCTTGTACATGATAGAAACTCTCCGACTAGTTCTGAGCAAATCATGATGGAGAAGGGAACTGTCACCCCTCTTGTGCCGGATGCCTTGGCTTCTGGAGGGTCACCACTACCTTATCAACAGCCTTCAGAAACAGCTGCTCCAGCAGATCTGCAGAATGCTGCCGTGTTTCCAGATGAGCCTGTTTTGTTTG AGCATGCATCACCTGAATTGGCGATCCGATCAAGCCCACCTGTCCAGCAGCCACCAgcaaggaaaaggaagagaaagcaaTTATTTGACGAATGTGTAGTGTTGAAAAATAG CTTTATGAAGAGGGCTCTTGACGATCCCAGTAATATACAACGCAAAAGGAGGAATACTCCTTGCTCTGCTTTTGGTTTATGGAAGTCAAATAAACGCCTCAGGAAGGAGTGCAGTTTTCAGGAACCCCTCTTCGATG GCATGTGCCCTGATCTTCAGAATGTATTTAAGAAGGATTACGTATCAATAAACTCACATCTTTTTGGCCAAGATGATGTTATTCCAGAGCCTGTGGATTTAGAGACACCAGGTCCAACAACTGAAGTTTTGCCTGGTCTTCGGATTTCTCGATCTCCTGATAATGCTACTGCTTTTGACATGGAGATTGAACATCTTCGGCATGACAAAGACCAAACTGGCCTCAACTTCCTGGATTTTGTTTCACTTCCGATAAGAGGCATTGACTCCTCTCTCGGAAGAGATACCTTTACCCCTATATCAGTGAGTTTGGGATCGGCACCGGAGCTTCCTGAGGGAAGTACTGTTGGAACTGGAATTCTGCCAACACCTGATGCTGCCATGTCCACTGGTCCTTTTAGTTCTGACATGGAAACACCAATGACATTTATAGAGGAAAATCAAGTCGAAGAGAACACTCGCCTTTCTGAAATTCCAGAAATGACTGCTGCTGAA GAACTTTATTTTCTGGAAGCAGAGGATACTTCACTGGCGG CAGGATCCTGCAGATCACAAGAAATTGACCCTTTGTCTCTCAGAACAAG GGCGGTCGCTCAGTTCTTACAAAGACGTTCTCCCACTGCCCCAGGACAAGAAGAAGAGTCAGGTGTTAGCCTGACCAACATTCTAGAAGGAAAGAACAGAAGACTATGCGCAAGAATGTTTTTTGAGACCCTA GTTTTGAAGAGTTATGGACTCATTGACGTGCAACAAGATGAAGCTTATGGTGATATATCACTGAAGTTGACTCCTACACTTTCAAAGGGACCAATTTAA
- the LOC115756503 gene encoding sister chromatid cohesion 1 protein 3 isoform X4 encodes MFPEVPIALRMSGHLLLGVVRIYSKKVDYLFQECNIILTGLSKVFAPVELNLPEDTRQAPVQSITLPNTFELDAIDLDGTYEEGIQDYHLRSHEEITLIEQIPTGRDPYIVVSFDEDIQQSSQHALVPNSVVSLMEEDSTHSEGPTHSHPDVPRESFQDSPPRSRGKIDREVSMPDLPEIEVMRDAVHDVGFENFPPMTDLVHDRNSPTSSEQIMMEKGTVTPLVPDALASGGSPLPYQQPSETAAPADLQNAAVFPDEPVLFEHASPELAIRSSPPVQQPPARKRKRKQLFDECVVLKNSFMKRALDDPSNIQRKRRNTPCSAFGLWKSNKRLRKECSFQEPLFDGMCPDLQNVFKKDYVSINSHLFGQDDVIPEPVDLETPGPTTEVLPGLRISRSPDNATAFDMEIEHLRHDKDQTGLNFLDFVSLPIRGIDSSLGRDTFTPISVSLGSAPELPEGSTVGTGILPTPDAAMSTGPFSSDMETPMTFIEENQVEENTRLSEIPEMTAAEELYFLEAEDTSLAAGSCRSQEIDPLSLRTRAVAQFLQRRSPTAPGQEEESGVSLTNILEGKNRRLCARMFFETLVLKSYGLIDVQQDEAYGDISLKLTPTLSKGPI; translated from the exons ATGTTTCCCGAAGTGCCTATTGCTTTGAGGATGTCTGGCCATCTTCTGTTGGGCGTTGTTCGGATATATTCCAAAAAAGTGGATTACCTTTTCCAAGAGTGCAATATTATACTCACTGGATTGAGCAAAGTTTTTGCTCCAGTAGAGCTTAATTTGCCAGAGGATACAAGACAGGCACCAGTACAATCTATCACTTTGCCCAACACATTTGAACTTGATGCCATAGATTTGGACGGCACATACGAAGAGGG GATCCAGGATTATCATCTACGGAGCCACGAGGAGATTACTTTGATAG AGCAAATCCCAACCGGAAGAGATCCTTATATTGTTGTATCTTTTGATGAG GATATTCAGCAATCGTCCCAACATGCACTGGTACCTAATTCCGTGGTTAGTTTAATGGAGGAAGA TAGTACGCATTCTGAAGGTCCTACTCATAGTCACCCAGATGTACCTAGGGAGAGCTTCCAGGATTCTCCTCCTAGATCAAGGGGAAAGATAGATCGTGAAGTTTCTATGCCAGATTTGCCAGAAATAGAAGTTATGCGTGATGCAGTTCATGATGTTGGCTTTGAGAACTTTCCACCCATGACAGATCTTGTACATGATAGAAACTCTCCGACTAGTTCTGAGCAAATCATGATGGAGAAGGGAACTGTCACCCCTCTTGTGCCGGATGCCTTGGCTTCTGGAGGGTCACCACTACCTTATCAACAGCCTTCAGAAACAGCTGCTCCAGCAGATCTGCAGAATGCTGCCGTGTTTCCAGATGAGCCTGTTTTGTTTG AGCATGCATCACCTGAATTGGCGATCCGATCAAGCCCACCTGTCCAGCAGCCACCAgcaaggaaaaggaagagaaagcaaTTATTTGACGAATGTGTAGTGTTGAAAAATAG CTTTATGAAGAGGGCTCTTGACGATCCCAGTAATATACAACGCAAAAGGAGGAATACTCCTTGCTCTGCTTTTGGTTTATGGAAGTCAAATAAACGCCTCAGGAAGGAGTGCAGTTTTCAGGAACCCCTCTTCGATG GCATGTGCCCTGATCTTCAGAATGTATTTAAGAAGGATTACGTATCAATAAACTCACATCTTTTTGGCCAAGATGATGTTATTCCAGAGCCTGTGGATTTAGAGACACCAGGTCCAACAACTGAAGTTTTGCCTGGTCTTCGGATTTCTCGATCTCCTGATAATGCTACTGCTTTTGACATGGAGATTGAACATCTTCGGCATGACAAAGACCAAACTGGCCTCAACTTCCTGGATTTTGTTTCACTTCCGATAAGAGGCATTGACTCCTCTCTCGGAAGAGATACCTTTACCCCTATATCAGTGAGTTTGGGATCGGCACCGGAGCTTCCTGAGGGAAGTACTGTTGGAACTGGAATTCTGCCAACACCTGATGCTGCCATGTCCACTGGTCCTTTTAGTTCTGACATGGAAACACCAATGACATTTATAGAGGAAAATCAAGTCGAAGAGAACACTCGCCTTTCTGAAATTCCAGAAATGACTGCTGCTGAA GAACTTTATTTTCTGGAAGCAGAGGATACTTCACTGGCGG CAGGATCCTGCAGATCACAAGAAATTGACCCTTTGTCTCTCAGAACAAG GGCGGTCGCTCAGTTCTTACAAAGACGTTCTCCCACTGCCCCAGGACAAGAAGAAGAGTCAGGTGTTAGCCTGACCAACATTCTAGAAGGAAAGAACAGAAGACTATGCGCAAGAATGTTTTTTGAGACCCTA GTTTTGAAGAGTTATGGACTCATTGACGTGCAACAAGATGAAGCTTATGGTGATATATCACTGAAGTTGACTCCTACACTTTCAAAGGGACCAATTTAA
- the LOC115756503 gene encoding sister chromatid cohesion 1 protein 3 isoform X5 gives MFYSQTFLGRKGPLGTVWCAAHLQHRLKKSHYTSTDIPKTVEYIMFPEVPIALRMSGHLLLGVVRIYSKKVDYLFQECNIILTGLSKVFAPVELNLPEDTRQAPVQSITLPNTFELDAIDLDGTYEEGIQDYHLRSHEEITLIEQIPTGRDPYIVVSFDEDIQQSSQHALVPNSVVSLMEEDSTHSEGPTHSHPDVPRESFQDSPPRSRGKIDREVSMPDLPEIEVMRDAVHDVGFENFPPMTDLVHDRNSPTSSEQIMMEKGTVTPLVPDALASGGSPLPYQQPSETAAPADLQNAAVFPDEPVLFEHASPELAIRSSPPVQQPPARKRKRKQLFDECVVLKNSFMKRALDDPSNIQRKRRNTPCSAFGLWKSNKRLRKECSFQEPLFDGMCPDLQNVFKKDYVSINSHLFGQDDVIPEPVDLETPGPTTEVLPGLRISRSPDNATAFDMEIEHLRHDKDQTGLNFLDFVSLPIRGIDSSLGRDTFTPISVSLGSAPELPEGSTVGTGILPTPDAAMSTGPFSSDMETPMTFIEENQVEENTRLSEIPEMTAAEVFDSVANVYTGTLFSGSRGYFTGGRILQITRN, from the exons ATGTTTTACTCGCAGACATTTCTGGGTCGGAAAGGTCCACTCGGCACTGTCTGGTGCGCCGCTCACTTGCAACATCGCCTCAAGAAATCTCATTATACCTCCACCGATATCCCTAAGACCGTTG AATATATCATGTTTCCCGAAGTGCCTATTGCTTTGAGGATGTCTGGCCATCTTCTGTTGGGCGTTGTTCGGATATATTCCAAAAAAGTGGATTACCTTTTCCAAGAGTGCAATATTATACTCACTGGATTGAGCAAAGTTTTTGCTCCAGTAGAGCTTAATTTGCCAGAGGATACAAGACAGGCACCAGTACAATCTATCACTTTGCCCAACACATTTGAACTTGATGCCATAGATTTGGACGGCACATACGAAGAGGG GATCCAGGATTATCATCTACGGAGCCACGAGGAGATTACTTTGATAG AGCAAATCCCAACCGGAAGAGATCCTTATATTGTTGTATCTTTTGATGAG GATATTCAGCAATCGTCCCAACATGCACTGGTACCTAATTCCGTGGTTAGTTTAATGGAGGAAGA TAGTACGCATTCTGAAGGTCCTACTCATAGTCACCCAGATGTACCTAGGGAGAGCTTCCAGGATTCTCCTCCTAGATCAAGGGGAAAGATAGATCGTGAAGTTTCTATGCCAGATTTGCCAGAAATAGAAGTTATGCGTGATGCAGTTCATGATGTTGGCTTTGAGAACTTTCCACCCATGACAGATCTTGTACATGATAGAAACTCTCCGACTAGTTCTGAGCAAATCATGATGGAGAAGGGAACTGTCACCCCTCTTGTGCCGGATGCCTTGGCTTCTGGAGGGTCACCACTACCTTATCAACAGCCTTCAGAAACAGCTGCTCCAGCAGATCTGCAGAATGCTGCCGTGTTTCCAGATGAGCCTGTTTTGTTTG AGCATGCATCACCTGAATTGGCGATCCGATCAAGCCCACCTGTCCAGCAGCCACCAgcaaggaaaaggaagagaaagcaaTTATTTGACGAATGTGTAGTGTTGAAAAATAG CTTTATGAAGAGGGCTCTTGACGATCCCAGTAATATACAACGCAAAAGGAGGAATACTCCTTGCTCTGCTTTTGGTTTATGGAAGTCAAATAAACGCCTCAGGAAGGAGTGCAGTTTTCAGGAACCCCTCTTCGATG GCATGTGCCCTGATCTTCAGAATGTATTTAAGAAGGATTACGTATCAATAAACTCACATCTTTTTGGCCAAGATGATGTTATTCCAGAGCCTGTGGATTTAGAGACACCAGGTCCAACAACTGAAGTTTTGCCTGGTCTTCGGATTTCTCGATCTCCTGATAATGCTACTGCTTTTGACATGGAGATTGAACATCTTCGGCATGACAAAGACCAAACTGGCCTCAACTTCCTGGATTTTGTTTCACTTCCGATAAGAGGCATTGACTCCTCTCTCGGAAGAGATACCTTTACCCCTATATCAGTGAGTTTGGGATCGGCACCGGAGCTTCCTGAGGGAAGTACTGTTGGAACTGGAATTCTGCCAACACCTGATGCTGCCATGTCCACTGGTCCTTTTAGTTCTGACATGGAAACACCAATGACATTTATAGAGGAAAATCAAGTCGAAGAGAACACTCGCCTTTCTGAAATTCCAGAAATGACTGCTGCTGAA GTTTTTGATTCTGTTGCCAATGTATATACAGGAACTTTATTTTCTGGAAGCAGAGGATACTTCACTGGCGG CAGGATCCTGCAGATCACAAGAAATTGA
- the LOC115756525 gene encoding 30S ribosomal protein 2, chloroplastic, whose protein sequence is MDNLAAAADTTHRYFRDSLQLRQSSSSSIFAGLLFLPPLFPPMASATLSLLLSVPPRSLYCHSHSFRSSPPSAKQPSVPILDLKPLAFPFPHKPTTSSSFAPRSLYSKRVYVRAVAEEAAVASSSSSSEGAAARRLYIGNIPRDVDNAQLTQIVEEHGAVESAEVMYDKYSGRSRRFAFVTMKTVEDANAVVEKLNGSQIGGREIKVNITEKPLPSVDLSPFQSEESQFVDSPHKVYVGNLSRSVTTDTLKQFFSEKGQVLSAKVSRVPGTSKSSGFGFATFSSDEDVEAAITSFNNALLEGQRIRVNKA, encoded by the exons ATGGATAAtcttgcagcagcagcagataCAACGCACAGGTACTTCCGCGACTCCCTCCAGCTCCGACaatcctcttcctcctccatttttgcTGGTTTGCTCTTTCTGCCTCCTCTCTTCCCTCCCATGGCATCAGCCACATTGTCTTTGCTGCTCTCCGTGCCGCCTCGCAGTCTCTATTGTCACTCCCACTCCTTCCGTTCATCGCCGCCCAGTGCAAAGCAGCCCTCTGTCCCAATCCTCGACCTCAAGCCCCTCGCTTTTCCTTTCCCTCACAAACCTaccacctcctcctctttcGCCCCGCGTAGTTTGTACTCGAAGAGAGTTTATGTGCGTGCCGTTGCGGAAGAAGCCGCGGtcgcttcttcctcttcttcttcggagGGCGCGGCCGCCAGGAGGCTCTACATCGGAAACATCCCCAGAGACGTCGACAACGCCCAGCTCACCCAAATTGTTGAGGAGCACGGCGCCGTTGAATCAGCTGAG GTGATGTACGATAAGTACTCTGGCAGAAGCCGCCGATTCGCATTTGTTACGATGAAGACAGTCGAGGATGCCAATGCCGTGGTAGAGAAACTGAATGGCTCT CAAATAGGAGGCCGGGAGATCAAAGTAAACATCACTGAAAAACCTTTGCCCTCAGTGGATTTGTCCCCTTTTCAATCTGAGGAATCCCAGTTTGTGGACAGCCCACACAAAGTATATGTGGGAAATCTTTCTAGGTCGGTAACTACAGACACGCTGAAGCAATTTTTCTCTGAGAAGGGGCAGGTACTTAGTGCAAAGGTTTCACGGGTTCCAGGAACATCAAAATCCAGTGGGTTTGGTTTTGCTACCTTTTCCTCGGATGAGGATGTGGAAGCCGCTATTACATCTTTTAACAATGCT CTATTGGAAGGACAACGAATTCGTGTGAACAAGGCGTAG